Part of the Drosophila kikkawai strain 14028-0561.14 chromosome 3L, DkikHiC1v2, whole genome shotgun sequence genome is shown below.
CATACTTTAAATTGGCGGATCAGTATTTGATATTATCATAGATTGTACGCATTCCTTgtgagtttttattttcattgaatGTATTATGTTTTGTATTCCTCCCCCACTCGAACATTTCCGCAAAACTGGCGTCAGCAGCTGCCTTCTGCGGATTGAATTATCATAATTTAGCACTAACACTTCCCCCAGGCCCCGCACTCGACGTGCGTGCCATTCCAAACCCTCCAATCTAACCCATCTTGGCCATCTTCGTCTCCGGCTTGAGCCCGGCTTTTTCCCTCTGCTCCGCGAGCGTTTCAATTGTCAGCCACTTGAACGCGCCGCTTTGCATTCTAATCGAagatgcaaataaaaatagcaTCGGTTTATCCACCGACGAAGAACGTCACCGGACTGAACCTTTTGGCCAAGGTGAAGGACATCCAGCGCTGGGAAATTGTAAACAACGGATCAAGGGCAGTTCAATAAACCTGCCAACTATAGTTGACCCTTTCTAGGAATGGTAATCATGGCCATTGCCTTGGCAAAGAACGCAATTTccttttaagttttttatgatttattgtttttctaaAAAAGGGGTTTctattggtttttaattagaTGAAGAATAATATGcgggatatattttttttattagaaaaatatacatatatgaaaaTACCAGCAGTTTCAGGCTAAGAAATTTCCATAAGTttgaaagttaaaaaatatgaaaaatatatatgaaaatggagacatacatatttttaaattgttctcagaataaaaatttagtttgttGAATTTTCTATCTAACTTTAATATagaattacatttttgtttcaaatacAGTTACATCTCAGCTTTAAAGTTACTTTGtaaattaactttttataaacataaaaagcCTGAAAGTATGTAATTTCTTACAagattttataataagaaACCAAGCCAAAAATTTACGTTTAGCGCAAAATGCAGTATTTATTTCAACAATTATATTCCTATTTTCCGTTTATATTGCTTTGTGTCCTGTTCCCATGTTTCAACTTTCAGCAGCCGGCAGAGAAGGTGGGGAAAGAATGGAGTCTGCCGAACTAATACCAGGGATTATATGGATTTAGAGGTGAGGGAAGTATCCTTGTTGtaacatgtacatatataggtTATTTCAGGTCCAGTTGAGCAGTCGTGGTAATCCATCGTGTGTCCAGATCTTAACGGTAGTAGGCGGCATAGGGATAGGCGGAGTAAGCCGAGTAAGCGGAGGCATAGGGATAGGCGGAGTAGGCGGAGTACGCGCTGGCCACCGGAGCAGTGTAGGCGGCGGTGTAGGGAGAGGCGGCCACCAGAGGAGCAGAGTAAGCGCTGTACGCCAATGGAGCAGCAATCACCGCTGGCTTGGCAGACACGCAGGCCACGATGGCGAACAGGCACAGAGCGAACTGTAAATagaaattttgtattattccTGTGATCCTCAGAAGATCCTCGTGGTTAATCCTGGATCCTTACGTATTTGAACATATTGCTTTGGGTTGGTTGGTTGTGAACGGTTGGTTCTCAAGTACTAGACTGATATCTCCTAGAGCTCAGACACCCGGGTATATATAGCAGAATCGGCCGAGAAAATTCCAGGCCAAAACAGAAGACGAAGGTGATGCCAATGGGAAAATTAATATGCACAGGCCATGCTCAGATCGGTTCCAAGTCTATTTTAAAGGCAGCCAAGGAGAATCTCCAGCGTTATGGCTTTGCACTTTTCggtttcgttttcattttcgtttGGTATTTTTAAAAGCGTGACGAAAAGCGAAAACAAATCGATGGCGGGGGCCTGTCcggaataataaatatatggcCAAGTCTATAGCACTGATTGAGATACCAGACTCTGCGGGTGACCCACAAAAACTGCCGGGTTTCGGTCACTCAGAAGTCTATAAAGCTGGGTTCTGTCTCGCCAGGCGAGCTTACTTCGCTCTTAGAACCTTTAGCAATCAGATCTTATCAGCACGGACTAGCTATGTACAGGAAATTAGTAAGTCTCAAGCGATTCTCCGCGGAGAAGACGATGCACTTGCTCAAAGATGATGAGGCCTCGCCATCGGTGGCCATTTCAGGTGGCGCTTCAACTACTCCTCCTGTTGATCCACTTGGTCGCAGGGGGTCAGATCCAGGATGCTGCCGAGGAGATCGATGTGCCGCCTGCCCACCGTGCTGCTCCGCCACCTGGAgctgctgcacagccgccgcCACTCGGACCGCTGGGACCACCACCGGGTGTAGCCTCTGCTCCGCCGCCCAACTATCCTTTGTTTTACCCAGCTGCGTGGCCGCCATTCGGACGCTTCAGCGCCTCCATTCCCGTCCAGCCGCCAGTTGTGGCGATCATTGCCTGAGGAGCCGCCGGCCAGTGGTCGTCCCTCCCGAAGGACATTGCTGTCCCTCctgttgaattgtttttcCTTATACTCTTACcgcttttgttattgtttttctgttttaaatgaaatatatttttagctgcGAAATGCATAATTACGAGAGTTTACTCATTGCTCTGACGCCACTTTTGAAATAGCCAACACGTGCTTCTCCTACGGAAGATGCTTCTGTCTGAATATTTTTTGAGGCATCTATCATTTTTGCCATTAGCATCTTGCCAATAGATTCAGTGACGCCACTTGCTTGGCATTTACTGAGATAATTTCCGCATTTGTAATCAAGGGAGAAGGGTATAACGAGGatttttctatttgtttttgtttcctgTACGAATCCTTTttaaacgaattaaaaaaGATGAAcctatatgtttttaaatgaGTGAATTTTCTATTTTGAAGATCATTAATCCCTCATCATTTCAAACTTCCATATTTACAGTAAGttcctttttaaaattgtaaataaatcgttggttatatttacatttttcatgTCCCTTTTCGTTCCTAAATAGCAAATCCCaaaaagtaataatatttgtaattatttggtcttaagttttttttattgtattatcAAGTCCATTTCTAGTCCGTTGTAAATCCGTTGTAGATATCCTTCAAGTCCTTCTTACAAAACCGTGGTGTAGGCCGCGGTGTAAGGGTAGGCAGCATAGGGATATGCGGAGTAGGCAGCAG
Proteins encoded:
- the LOC108078664 gene encoding cuticle protein 18.6; translation: MFKYFALCLFAIVACVSAKPAVIAAPLAYSAYSAPLVAASPYTAAYTAPVASAYSAYSAYPYASAYSAYSAYPYAAYYR
- the LOC108078607 gene encoding proline-rich protein 36; translated protein: MMRPRHRWPFQVALQLLLLLIHLVAGGQIQDAAEEIDVPPAHRAAPPPGAAAQPPPLGPLGPPPGVASAPPPNYPLFYPAAWPPFGRFSASIPVQPPVVAIIA